The Thalassospira sp. TSL5-1 genome contains the following window.
ACGCATGTATGAAAATTATGGACAATCGGGACACATCCGGAGGTTCAGGAGGACTAAATAAATGGCATTCTGGTCAACAACAAAAAACAATGCGACCCAGGCCAAGGCACAGGATATCAAGTGGCGCGCAGGCCCTCGGGGTGATTATTTCCGCCTTTTCATGCTAGATGATGTTAGCGAATTGAATGTTGACGGCGTTGGTGGGGTTTATCTGGTTTGGCACGGCGGCGTGAAGCCAGAGTGGCTTTTGGCAGGCAGTGCTGACGATCTGGGCGATGTTTTTCGCGATTTGCTCGAAGATCGTGACATTCGTGATTATGAAAGTCGGGGCAAAGTTTTCATCAGCTGGTCGCCCATCAAATCCGAGTTTCGCGATGGCGTGGTCCACTTTTTGGCCCGCAGCATCAAGCCGGTATTTGAATGCGATTTCAACAGCAGCCAAGACGCCATTCCTGTCTTGCTGCCCCGTTGAGACCACAAGGCATCGTGCTGTCGTCGCCGCCTTTACAAGCCTTTTGCCTTTAATGCGCTTTTCGGTCGCGGGGCCGTCGCCAGACAGGGCAGAGGGCAATGTTTAACAGGGCGCGTTACGGCACCACGGATGAAAACAGGCCGCCTCTCATCTATCGGATGCAGAGGCGGCCTGTTTTGTTTTCAGTCTAACGGTTATGAGGCCCTTTTAGAGAGCACCCAGGACAGCTTCGGCACTGGAAACTTCAAACGCACCCGGTTCTTCGACAGCAAGGTGGGTCACCTTGTTGTCTTCAACAACCATCACATAACGGTTGGCGCGTTCACCCAGCCCCTTGCCGCGCAGGTCCAGCTTAAGGTCGGTGGCATTGGTGAAATTCAAATCCCCATCGGCCAGCATGGTAACGCTGTCGCCAACATTTTCGGCATTTGCCCATGCCTGCATGACAAAGGCGTCATTGGTGGCAAGGCAGAAAATTTCATCAACGCCCTTGGCTGCAATTTCGTCGGCCTTGTTGATAAAGCCGGGCAGATGCTTGATCGAGCAGGTCGGCGTAAACGCGCCCGGAACAGCAAAAAGAACGACCTTGCGTCCGGCAAACAGCTCTTTGCTTTGCACGGCTTCCGGGCCATCGGGGGTTGCGCGATGCAATACGACGTCGGGCAGTGTTTCGCCTACA
Protein-coding sequences here:
- a CDS encoding peroxiredoxin gives rise to the protein MTIAVGETLPDVVLHRATPDGPEAVQSKELFAGRKVVLFAVPGAFTPTCSIKHLPGFINKADEIAAKGVDEIFCLATNDAFVMQAWANAENVGDSVTMLADGDLNFTNATDLKLDLRGKGLGERANRYVMVVEDNKVTHLAVEEPGAFEVSSAEAVLGAL